In Sphingomonas sp. R1, a single genomic region encodes these proteins:
- a CDS encoding S8 family peptidase produces MQSAAIGGLVALGACSGGSGGGGVATTPAPSPAPTPTPTPTPTPTPTPTPTPAPTPTPTPTPVPTPTPTPTPTPTPTPTPTPTPTPTPTPTPAPAPTPTPTPTTNYDTSEYRASAGAVSMNALVAYRAGATGSGVKVGVIDSGIDLQSAEFGDCSGGLGVGTCRILASSSDPSGNGSIDDVGGHGTAVAFTIAGRRNGAGSHGVAFDAQLVVERADQPGSCDGKDTATCKFSDSTIALGLDRARQAGARVVNISLGGDSASTTLANAIDRATAAGVIVVIAAGNDGAANPDAFTSPATNSAIARGLVIIAGSVNASDVISSFSNRAGSSANVYLTAVGEGVRAPDANNTAYIWSGTSFSAPQISGAIALLAQAFPNLTGKQIVDLLYATARDVGDAGVDAIYGRGVLDLTRAFQPVGTTSVAGTTAVLASGINGTLSTAMGDASQGALGVAVLDSYGRAFSTTLNHSFQRQGLSRNLPALMATRDRSFSVGGDRVRVAVSLVPNGDSVRIEPLGITSRDAGIARMLATTVSGRLGANVQFAFGASQSGNTLTAQLAGRDDPAFLIARDPLSGAGFDVDVGGSAAVRRVFGGWGLTFASEYGDVLSRHDGDAAALQARWQRYGYGRTTVALDRRLGGLNASVALTRLSENNTVLGARFSPGLGAARADSLFADLGLRWALGDGWSLGGSLRKGWTDVRLREGIQGDGLVRTNAWAADIGKDGLFGADSIGMRIAQPLRVAHGGIGLTLPQGWDYDTLSVTSWSTQRINLAPVGREIDYELRYRWSFLDGYVSSNLFLRRQPGNIAAMPSDLGGAVRLSWGF; encoded by the coding sequence ATGCAGTCGGCTGCCATTGGCGGCCTGGTCGCGCTGGGTGCGTGCAGCGGCGGCAGCGGCGGCGGTGGCGTGGCAACGACACCGGCCCCCAGCCCTGCGCCGACGCCGACGCCGACGCCGACGCCGACACCCACCCCGACACCGACGCCTACGCCTGCGCCGACCCCGACCCCGACACCTACGCCGGTCCCAACGCCAACACCCACTCCCACGCCAACGCCGACGCCTACACCCACGCCCACACCGACCCCCACGCCCACACCGACCCCCACGCCCGCACCGGCGCCAACGCCTACGCCGACGCCGACCACCAACTACGACACGTCCGAATATCGAGCGAGCGCGGGCGCGGTGTCGATGAACGCGCTGGTCGCTTACAGGGCTGGCGCCACCGGCAGCGGCGTCAAGGTGGGCGTGATCGATTCGGGCATCGATCTGCAGAGCGCCGAGTTCGGCGATTGCTCGGGCGGACTGGGAGTGGGCACCTGCCGGATCCTCGCCAGTTCCAGCGATCCCTCCGGTAATGGCAGCATCGACGATGTCGGCGGCCACGGCACCGCGGTGGCCTTCACCATCGCGGGCCGGCGCAATGGTGCCGGTAGCCACGGTGTTGCGTTCGATGCGCAGCTGGTGGTGGAGCGCGCCGACCAGCCGGGCAGTTGCGACGGCAAGGATACCGCCACCTGCAAGTTTTCCGACAGCACGATCGCCCTCGGGCTCGATCGTGCCCGTCAGGCGGGGGCCCGGGTGGTCAACATCTCGCTGGGCGGCGATTCCGCATCGACCACGCTGGCCAACGCCATCGATCGGGCCACGGCGGCCGGCGTGATCGTCGTGATCGCCGCCGGCAATGACGGCGCGGCCAACCCCGATGCCTTCACCAGCCCCGCCACCAACAGCGCGATTGCCCGTGGGCTCGTGATCATTGCCGGATCCGTGAATGCCAGCGACGTGATCTCGAGCTTTTCCAATCGAGCCGGCAGTTCGGCCAACGTCTATCTGACCGCGGTTGGCGAGGGAGTGCGCGCGCCCGATGCCAACAACACGGCCTATATCTGGTCGGGCACATCCTTCTCGGCGCCGCAGATTTCCGGTGCGATTGCACTGCTGGCCCAGGCCTTCCCGAACCTGACCGGCAAGCAGATCGTCGACCTGCTCTACGCCACCGCGCGCGACGTCGGCGATGCGGGCGTCGATGCGATCTATGGCCGGGGCGTGCTGGACCTCACCCGCGCCTTCCAGCCGGTGGGCACCACCTCGGTCGCCGGGACCACCGCGGTGCTCGCCTCGGGCATCAACGGCACGCTTTCCACTGCGATGGGCGATGCCTCGCAGGGCGCGCTGGGTGTGGCGGTGCTCGACTCATACGGTCGCGCCTTCTCGACCACGCTCAACCACAGCTTTCAGCGCCAGGGCCTGTCGCGCAACCTGCCTGCGCTGATGGCCACGCGCGACCGCAGCTTCTCGGTCGGCGGGGATCGCGTGCGCGTGGCGGTGTCGCTGGTGCCGAACGGGGATTCGGTGCGGATCGAGCCGCTGGGGATCACCAGCCGCGATGCCGGGATCGCGCGGATGCTGGCGACCACGGTGAGCGGCCGCCTCGGCGCTAATGTCCAGTTCGCGTTTGGCGCATCGCAGAGCGGCAATACGCTGACCGCCCAGCTCGCCGGGCGGGACGATCCCGCCTTCCTGATCGCGCGCGATCCGCTGAGCGGGGCGGGCTTCGACGTGGACGTCGGCGGATCGGCGGCGGTGCGCCGCGTGTTCGGTGGCTGGGGCCTCACCTTCGCCAGCGAATATGGCGATGTGCTTAGCCGGCACGACGGCGATGCCGCGGCCCTGCAGGCGCGCTGGCAGCGCTATGGCTATGGCCGCACCACGGTCGCGCTGGACCGGCGGCTGGGCGGGCTCAACGCCAGCGTCGCGCTGACGCGGCTTTCCGAGAACAACACGGTCCTAGGGGCCCGCTTCAGCCCCGGCCTGGGCGCGGCGCGGGCGGACAGCCTGTTCGCCGATCTCGGTCTGCGCTGGGCGCTGGGCGACGGCTGGAGCCTGGGCGGTTCGCTGCGCAAGGGCTGGACCGACGTGCGGCTGCGCGAGGGCATTCAAGGCGACGGGCTGGTGCGCACCAACGCCTGGGCGGCGGACATCGGCAAGGACGGGCTGTTCGGTGCGGACTCGATCGGAATGCGCATCGCCCAGCCGCTGCGCGTCGCGCATGGCGGCATCGGCCTCACGCTGCCGCAGGGCTGGGATTACGACACGCTGAGCGTCACCAGTTGGAGCACCCAGCGGATCAATCTCGCCCCGGTCGGCCGCGAGATCGATTATGAGCTCCGCTATCGCTGGAGCTTCCTGGACGGCTATGTGAGCAGCAATCTGTTCCTGCGTCGCCAG